From Fibrobacter sp. UWB5, the proteins below share one genomic window:
- a CDS encoding transporter substrate-binding domain-containing protein, translating into MNKFFTVISAIACAVALSGCNEKKQSLHSDYSFDRVKASGILVMGHMGDFPPMVFTDKDSNVVGFDVDLAREVCSRLGVKLKLHLIPWADKEKELYTGNIDCIWNGMSVDSARASSMNLSDPYLTNRLVFMVKNESYNSLDSLKGKRIGVQNASTAWSMIEQSEIKKDVKEIVQFETMNLALDAMVQDSVDAVFMDEVAAKYWNVLNNKKYAILEDGVFNEFYAVGFRKADKALRDTINAVLASMKKDGKFVDVTVKWFGK; encoded by the coding sequence ATGAACAAGTTTTTCACGGTTATATCTGCCATTGCCTGCGCTGTTGCGCTTTCTGGCTGCAATGAGAAAAAACAATCCCTGCATTCGGATTATTCATTCGATAGGGTAAAGGCTTCTGGTATTTTGGTCATGGGGCACATGGGTGATTTCCCTCCCATGGTCTTTACCGATAAGGACAGCAACGTCGTGGGTTTCGACGTGGACCTGGCGCGTGAAGTATGCTCCCGCTTGGGAGTGAAACTTAAATTGCACTTGATCCCTTGGGCCGACAAGGAAAAAGAATTGTATACCGGAAATATCGACTGCATCTGGAACGGCATGAGTGTCGATAGCGCCCGTGCTTCTTCCATGAACTTGAGCGATCCTTACCTTACCAACAGACTGGTTTTCATGGTGAAGAACGAGTCCTACAATAGCTTGGATTCTTTGAAGGGTAAAAGGATCGGCGTTCAGAATGCATCGACTGCTTGGTCAATGATTGAACAGTCTGAAATTAAAAAGGATGTCAAGGAAATCGTGCAGTTTGAAACTATGAACCTTGCGCTGGACGCCATGGTGCAAGATTCTGTCGATGCCGTGTTTATGGATGAAGTCGCTGCCAAGTACTGGAATGTCTTGAACAATAAAAAATATGCCATTTTGGAAGATGGCGTGTTCAATGAGTTTTATGCGGTCGGATTCCGCAAAGCTGACAAGGCTCTCCGCGATACAATAAATGCCGTCCTTGCTTCGATGAAGAAAGACGGCAAATTCGTTGATGTTACGGTCAAGTGGTTCGGTAAGTAG
- a CDS encoding amino acid ABC transporter ATP-binding protein, with the protein MENVNESAPILKVEHVKKSFGDLHVLKDISFDLKAGEVLSIIGPSGSGKSTLLRCLTQLEAVDGGLVQVDGKDMVVPNTSAKGSAVKYAPAKTLRDIRLSTGLVFQNFNLFPHLTVLQNLCLAPVRVLGDERKEARAMGRFLLKRMGLEGKEKAYPCELSGGQQQRVSIARALAMNPKILFFDEPTSALDPELTGEVLKIIKKLAEDKMTMVIVTHEMAFARDVADKVIFMDGGVIVEQGSPDFVFNQSGNERLSQFLSRFSKN; encoded by the coding sequence ATGGAAAACGTGAATGAATCTGCGCCGATCCTCAAGGTAGAACACGTCAAGAAGTCCTTTGGCGACTTGCATGTGCTCAAGGATATTTCTTTTGACCTGAAGGCGGGCGAGGTGCTCTCGATTATCGGACCCAGCGGCTCCGGCAAGAGTACGCTGTTGCGCTGCCTTACCCAGCTCGAAGCGGTTGACGGCGGCCTGGTGCAGGTCGACGGCAAGGACATGGTAGTCCCCAACACATCGGCGAAGGGCTCAGCAGTCAAGTACGCGCCGGCGAAAACGCTCCGCGATATTCGACTTTCTACGGGGCTCGTGTTCCAGAACTTCAACTTGTTCCCGCATTTGACGGTGCTTCAGAACCTTTGCCTCGCTCCGGTGCGTGTGCTTGGGGACGAACGCAAAGAAGCCCGCGCCATGGGTCGATTCTTGCTCAAGCGCATGGGCCTCGAAGGCAAGGAGAAGGCTTACCCCTGCGAACTCAGCGGCGGCCAGCAGCAGCGCGTGTCCATTGCCCGCGCACTCGCGATGAACCCTAAGATTCTTTTCTTCGACGAGCCGACCTCTGCGCTAGACCCGGAACTCACTGGCGAAGTGCTCAAGATTATCAAGAAACTTGCCGAAGACAAGATGACCATGGTCATCGTGACGCATGAAATGGCTTTTGCCCGTGATGTGGCGGATAAGGTCATCTTTATGGATGGTGGCGTTATCGTGGAGCAGGGAAGCCCTGATTTCGTGTTCAACCAGTCCGGGAACGAACGCTTGTCGCAATTCTTGTCAAGATTTTCTAAAAATTGA
- a CDS encoding transporter substrate-binding domain-containing protein: MKKIFAFIAFIAFVVAIIGCEKRDDSYKKVIEKGELTIGLDAYYPPMGFYDQDGDIVGFDIDLAVEVCARMGIKLKTVPINWDNKEHELNSGAIDCIWNGMSVDSSRASTMSLSDPYFNNGMFFVVKDSSLANMDSLKNRRIALQKGSTSQDHLVTSEIGMSAKEIVAFEDNLKALAALDSGDVDVVYMDKVIAEYLIFKSKKEYFLWADPHIKEKLAIGFRKNDLALRDAVNDMMKAMKVDGRFVKISMKWFGK; the protein is encoded by the coding sequence GTGAAAAAGATTTTTGCGTTTATAGCCTTTATCGCCTTTGTTGTGGCTATCATCGGTTGTGAAAAAAGAGATGATTCCTACAAGAAGGTTATTGAAAAGGGGGAATTAACCATTGGCCTCGATGCCTATTATCCGCCAATGGGTTTTTATGACCAAGATGGCGACATCGTTGGCTTTGATATAGATCTCGCCGTAGAGGTTTGTGCCCGTATGGGTATCAAACTCAAGACGGTTCCGATTAATTGGGACAACAAGGAACATGAATTGAATTCGGGTGCAATTGACTGCATCTGGAATGGCATGAGTGTCGATAGTTCCCGCGCTTCGACCATGAGCTTGAGCGATCCGTACTTTAATAATGGCATGTTTTTTGTAGTGAAGGATTCTTCGCTTGCGAATATGGATTCCCTTAAAAATAGGAGAATTGCCTTGCAGAAGGGCTCCACTTCGCAAGACCATTTGGTCACATCCGAGATAGGGATGTCCGCTAAGGAAATCGTTGCTTTTGAAGACAACCTCAAGGCGCTTGCGGCATTGGACAGCGGCGATGTCGATGTTGTGTACATGGATAAAGTCATCGCAGAGTATTTGATTTTTAAATCCAAGAAAGAATACTTCTTGTGGGCGGATCCTCATATTAAAGAAAAGCTTGCTATCGGTTTCCGCAAGAACGACCTTGCTCTCCGCGATGCCGTAAATGATATGATGAAGGCGATGAAGGTCGATGGTCGTTTTGTGAAAATTTCAATGAAATGGTTTGGCAAATAA